Proteins encoded in a region of the Phacochoerus africanus isolate WHEZ1 chromosome 8, ROS_Pafr_v1, whole genome shotgun sequence genome:
- the KLHL17 gene encoding kelch-like protein 17 isoform X3: MRKQKGVEPGEQGRPWGGWSLMEACPEAERARPRQARPTAPMEGAMQLLSREGYTVSHNSKRHYHDAFVAMSRMRQRGLLCDIVLHVAAKEIRAHKVVLASCSPYFHAMFTNEMSESRQTHVTLHDIDPQALDQLVQFAYTAEIVVSEGNVQTLLPAASLLQLNGVRDACCKFLLSQLDPSNCLGIRGFADTHSCSDLLKAAHRYVLQHFVDVAKTEEFMLLPLKQEHWAPVGLSLPGTFRAPWAPKTPDLRSEGPHPQVLELVSSDSLNVPSEEDVYRAVLSWVKHDVDARRQHVPRLMKCVRLPLLSRDFLLGHVDAESLVRHHPDCKDLLIEALKFHLLPEQRGVLGTSRTRPRRCEGAGPVLFAVGGGSLFAIHGDCEAYDTRTDRWHVVASMSTRRARVGVAAVGNRLYAVGGYDGTSDLATVESYDPVTNTWQPEVSMGTRRSCLGVATLHGLLYAAGGYDGASCLNSAERYDPLTGTWTSIAAMSTRRRYVRVAMLDGNLYAVGGYDSSSHLATVEKYEPQVNSWTPAASMLSRRSSAGVAVLEGALYVAGGNDGTSCLNSVERYSPKAGAWESVAPMNIRRSTHDLVAMDGWLFAVGGNDGSSSLNSIEKYNPRTNKWVAASCMFTRRSSVGVAVLELLNFPPPSSPTLSVSSTSL, from the exons ATGAGAAAGCAGAAAGGGGTGGAGCCTGGAGAGCAGGGGCGGCCCTGGGGGGGCTGGTCCTTGATGGAAGCCTG CCCCGAGGCAGAGCGTGCCCGTCCCCGGCAGGCCCGCCCCACGGCCCCCATGGAGGGTGCGATGCAGCTGCTGAGCCGTGAGGGCTACACTGTATCCCACAACTCCAAGCGGCACTACCATGATGCCTTCGTGGCCATGAGCCGCATGCGGCAGCGCGGCCTCCTGTGTGACATCGTCCTGCACGTGGCCGCCAAGGAGATCCGGGCACACAAGGTGGTGCTGGCCTCCTGCAGCCCCTACTTTCACGCCATGTTCACAA ATGAGATGAGTGAGAGCCGTCAGACGCACGTGACCCTGCACGACATTGACCCTCAGGCCTTGGACCAGCTGGTGCAGTTTGCGTACACGGCCGAGATTGTGGTGAGTGAAGGCAACGTGCAG ACTCTGCTCCCGGCTGCCAGTCTCCTGCAGCTGAATGGCGTCCGTGACGCCTGCTGCAAGTTCCTGTTGAGTCAGCTCGACCCCTCCAATTGTCTGGGCATCCGGGGCTTCGCCGACACACACTCGTGCAGCGACCTGCTCAAGGCGGCACACAGGTACGTGCTGCAACACTTCGTGGACGTGGCCAAGACCGAGGAGTTCATGCTGTTGCCGCTGAAGCAG GAACACTGGGCCCCTGTTGGACTCTCCCTCCCAGGCACCTTCAGGGCTCCATGGGCCCCCAAGACCCCAGATCTCAGGTCTGAgggtccccacccccaggtgcTGGAACTGGTCTCTAGCGACAGCCTGAACGTGCCTTCAGAGGAGGACGTCTACCGTGCTGTCCTGAGCTGGGTCAAGCACGACGTGGATGCCCGGAGGCAGCACGTCCCTCGG CTGATGAAGTGTGTACGCCTGCCCCTGCTGAGCCGGGACTTCCTGCTGGGTCACGTGGATGCCGAGAGTCTGGTGAGGCACCACCCGGACTGCAAGGACCTGCTCATCGAGGCCCTCAAGTTCCACCTGCTGCCCGAGCAGAGGGGCGTCCTGGGCACCAGCCGCACCCGGCCCCGCCGCTGTGAGGGTGCTGGTCCTGTGCTCTTCGCTGTGG GTGGTGGAAGCCTGTTTGCCATCCACGGGGACTGTGAAGCATACGACACACGCACTGACCGCTGGCATGTGGTGGCCTCCATGTCCACGCGCCGGGCCCGGGTGGGTGTGGCAGCAGTTGGGAACCGGCTGTACGCCGTGGGCGG TTATGATGGGACTTCAGACCTGGCCACCGTAGAGTCCTACGACCCTGTGACCAACACCTGGCAGCCCGAGGTGTCCATGGGCACGAGGCGCAGCTGCCTGGGTGTGGCTACCCTGCACGGGCTCCTGTATGCAGCTGGTGGCTATGATGGGGCCTCTTGCCTCAACAG TGCTGAGCGCTACGACCCCTTGACGGGAACGTGGACGTCCATCGCTGCCATGAGCACCCGGAGGCGATATGTGCGCGTGGCCATGCTCG ATGGAAATCTGTATGCGGTGGGCGGTTATGACAGCTCGTCGCACCTGGCCACCGTGGAGAAGTATGAGCCCCAG GTTAACTCGTGGACACCCGCGGCCTCCATGCTGAGCCGGCGCAGCTCTGCGGGCGTGGCAGTGCTGGAGGGGGCCCTCTACGTGGCCGGCGGCAACGACGGTACCAGCTGCCTCAACTCCGTGGAGAGATACAGCCCCAAGGCAGGCGCCTGGGAGAGTGTGGCGCCCATGAACATCCGAAG GAGCACACACGACCTAGTGGCCATGGATGGATGGCTGTTTGCCGTGGGGGGTAACGATGGCAGTTCCAGCCTCAACTCCATCGAGAAGTACAACCCAAGGACCAACAAGTGGGTGGCCGCATCCTGTATGTTCACGCGGCGCAGCAGCGTGGGCGTGGCGGTGCTGGAGCTGCTCAACTTCCCGCCACCCTCTTCGCCCACGCTGTCTGTGTCGTCCACCAGCCTCTGA
- the KLHL17 gene encoding kelch-like protein 17 isoform X1: protein MQPRSERPAGRTQSPEHSSPGPAPEAPPPPPPPQLPAPEAERARPRQARPTAPMEGAMQLLSREGYTVSHNSKRHYHDAFVAMSRMRQRGLLCDIVLHVAAKEIRAHKVVLASCSPYFHAMFTNEMSESRQTHVTLHDIDPQALDQLVQFAYTAEIVVSEGNVQTLLPAASLLQLNGVRDACCKFLLSQLDPSNCLGIRGFADTHSCSDLLKAAHRYVLQHFVDVAKTEEFMLLPLKQEHWAPVGLSLPGTFRAPWAPKTPDLRSEGPHPQVLELVSSDSLNVPSEEDVYRAVLSWVKHDVDARRQHVPRLMKCVRLPLLSRDFLLGHVDAESLVRHHPDCKDLLIEALKFHLLPEQRGVLGTSRTRPRRCEGAGPVLFAVGGGSLFAIHGDCEAYDTRTDRWHVVASMSTRRARVGVAAVGNRLYAVGGYDGTSDLATVESYDPVTNTWQPEVSMGTRRSCLGVATLHGLLYAAGGYDGASCLNSAERYDPLTGTWTSIAAMSTRRRYVRVAMLDGNLYAVGGYDSSSHLATVEKYEPQVNSWTPAASMLSRRSSAGVAVLEGALYVAGGNDGTSCLNSVERYSPKAGAWESVAPMNIRRSTHDLVAMDGWLFAVGGNDGSSSLNSIEKYNPRTNKWVAASCMFTRRSSVGVAVLELLNFPPPSSPTLSVSSTSL, encoded by the exons CCCCGAGGCAGAGCGTGCCCGTCCCCGGCAGGCCCGCCCCACGGCCCCCATGGAGGGTGCGATGCAGCTGCTGAGCCGTGAGGGCTACACTGTATCCCACAACTCCAAGCGGCACTACCATGATGCCTTCGTGGCCATGAGCCGCATGCGGCAGCGCGGCCTCCTGTGTGACATCGTCCTGCACGTGGCCGCCAAGGAGATCCGGGCACACAAGGTGGTGCTGGCCTCCTGCAGCCCCTACTTTCACGCCATGTTCACAA ATGAGATGAGTGAGAGCCGTCAGACGCACGTGACCCTGCACGACATTGACCCTCAGGCCTTGGACCAGCTGGTGCAGTTTGCGTACACGGCCGAGATTGTGGTGAGTGAAGGCAACGTGCAG ACTCTGCTCCCGGCTGCCAGTCTCCTGCAGCTGAATGGCGTCCGTGACGCCTGCTGCAAGTTCCTGTTGAGTCAGCTCGACCCCTCCAATTGTCTGGGCATCCGGGGCTTCGCCGACACACACTCGTGCAGCGACCTGCTCAAGGCGGCACACAGGTACGTGCTGCAACACTTCGTGGACGTGGCCAAGACCGAGGAGTTCATGCTGTTGCCGCTGAAGCAG GAACACTGGGCCCCTGTTGGACTCTCCCTCCCAGGCACCTTCAGGGCTCCATGGGCCCCCAAGACCCCAGATCTCAGGTCTGAgggtccccacccccaggtgcTGGAACTGGTCTCTAGCGACAGCCTGAACGTGCCTTCAGAGGAGGACGTCTACCGTGCTGTCCTGAGCTGGGTCAAGCACGACGTGGATGCCCGGAGGCAGCACGTCCCTCGG CTGATGAAGTGTGTACGCCTGCCCCTGCTGAGCCGGGACTTCCTGCTGGGTCACGTGGATGCCGAGAGTCTGGTGAGGCACCACCCGGACTGCAAGGACCTGCTCATCGAGGCCCTCAAGTTCCACCTGCTGCCCGAGCAGAGGGGCGTCCTGGGCACCAGCCGCACCCGGCCCCGCCGCTGTGAGGGTGCTGGTCCTGTGCTCTTCGCTGTGG GTGGTGGAAGCCTGTTTGCCATCCACGGGGACTGTGAAGCATACGACACACGCACTGACCGCTGGCATGTGGTGGCCTCCATGTCCACGCGCCGGGCCCGGGTGGGTGTGGCAGCAGTTGGGAACCGGCTGTACGCCGTGGGCGG TTATGATGGGACTTCAGACCTGGCCACCGTAGAGTCCTACGACCCTGTGACCAACACCTGGCAGCCCGAGGTGTCCATGGGCACGAGGCGCAGCTGCCTGGGTGTGGCTACCCTGCACGGGCTCCTGTATGCAGCTGGTGGCTATGATGGGGCCTCTTGCCTCAACAG TGCTGAGCGCTACGACCCCTTGACGGGAACGTGGACGTCCATCGCTGCCATGAGCACCCGGAGGCGATATGTGCGCGTGGCCATGCTCG ATGGAAATCTGTATGCGGTGGGCGGTTATGACAGCTCGTCGCACCTGGCCACCGTGGAGAAGTATGAGCCCCAG GTTAACTCGTGGACACCCGCGGCCTCCATGCTGAGCCGGCGCAGCTCTGCGGGCGTGGCAGTGCTGGAGGGGGCCCTCTACGTGGCCGGCGGCAACGACGGTACCAGCTGCCTCAACTCCGTGGAGAGATACAGCCCCAAGGCAGGCGCCTGGGAGAGTGTGGCGCCCATGAACATCCGAAG GAGCACACACGACCTAGTGGCCATGGATGGATGGCTGTTTGCCGTGGGGGGTAACGATGGCAGTTCCAGCCTCAACTCCATCGAGAAGTACAACCCAAGGACCAACAAGTGGGTGGCCGCATCCTGTATGTTCACGCGGCGCAGCAGCGTGGGCGTGGCGGTGCTGGAGCTGCTCAACTTCCCGCCACCCTCTTCGCCCACGCTGTCTGTGTCGTCCACCAGCCTCTGA
- the KLHL17 gene encoding kelch-like protein 17 isoform X4 codes for MQPRSERPAGRTQSPEHSSPGPAPEAPPPPPPPQLPAPEAERARPRQARPTAPMEGAMQLLSREGYTVSHNSKRHYHDAFVAMSRMRQRGLLCDIVLHVAAKEIRAHKVVLASCSPYFHAMFTNEMSESRQTHVTLHDIDPQALDQLVQFAYTAEIVVSEGNVQTLLPAASLLQLNGVRDACCKFLLSQLDPSNCLGIRGFADTHSCSDLLKAAHRYVLQHFVDVAKTEEFMLLPLKQVLELVSSDSLNVPSEEDVYRAVLSWVKHDVDARRQHVPRLMKCVRLPLLSRDFLLGHVDAESLVRHHPDCKDLLIEALKFHLLPEQRGVLGTSRTRPRRCEGAGPVLFAVGGGSLFAIHGDCEAYDTRTDRWHVVASMSTRRARVGVAAVGNRLYAVGGYDGTSDLATVESYDPVTNTWQPEVSMGTRRSCLGVATLHGLLYAAGGYDGASCLNSAERYDPLTGTWTSIAAMSTRRRYVRVAMLDGNLYAVGGYDSSSHLATVEKYEPQVNSWTPAASMLSRRSSAGVAVLEGALYVAGGNDGTSCLNSVERYSPKAGAWESVAPMNIRRSTHDLVAMDGWLFAVGGNDGSSSLNSIEKYNPRTNKWVAASCMFTRRSSVGVAVLELLNFPPPSSPTLSVSSTSL; via the exons CCCCGAGGCAGAGCGTGCCCGTCCCCGGCAGGCCCGCCCCACGGCCCCCATGGAGGGTGCGATGCAGCTGCTGAGCCGTGAGGGCTACACTGTATCCCACAACTCCAAGCGGCACTACCATGATGCCTTCGTGGCCATGAGCCGCATGCGGCAGCGCGGCCTCCTGTGTGACATCGTCCTGCACGTGGCCGCCAAGGAGATCCGGGCACACAAGGTGGTGCTGGCCTCCTGCAGCCCCTACTTTCACGCCATGTTCACAA ATGAGATGAGTGAGAGCCGTCAGACGCACGTGACCCTGCACGACATTGACCCTCAGGCCTTGGACCAGCTGGTGCAGTTTGCGTACACGGCCGAGATTGTGGTGAGTGAAGGCAACGTGCAG ACTCTGCTCCCGGCTGCCAGTCTCCTGCAGCTGAATGGCGTCCGTGACGCCTGCTGCAAGTTCCTGTTGAGTCAGCTCGACCCCTCCAATTGTCTGGGCATCCGGGGCTTCGCCGACACACACTCGTGCAGCGACCTGCTCAAGGCGGCACACAGGTACGTGCTGCAACACTTCGTGGACGTGGCCAAGACCGAGGAGTTCATGCTGTTGCCGCTGAAGCAG gtgcTGGAACTGGTCTCTAGCGACAGCCTGAACGTGCCTTCAGAGGAGGACGTCTACCGTGCTGTCCTGAGCTGGGTCAAGCACGACGTGGATGCCCGGAGGCAGCACGTCCCTCGG CTGATGAAGTGTGTACGCCTGCCCCTGCTGAGCCGGGACTTCCTGCTGGGTCACGTGGATGCCGAGAGTCTGGTGAGGCACCACCCGGACTGCAAGGACCTGCTCATCGAGGCCCTCAAGTTCCACCTGCTGCCCGAGCAGAGGGGCGTCCTGGGCACCAGCCGCACCCGGCCCCGCCGCTGTGAGGGTGCTGGTCCTGTGCTCTTCGCTGTGG GTGGTGGAAGCCTGTTTGCCATCCACGGGGACTGTGAAGCATACGACACACGCACTGACCGCTGGCATGTGGTGGCCTCCATGTCCACGCGCCGGGCCCGGGTGGGTGTGGCAGCAGTTGGGAACCGGCTGTACGCCGTGGGCGG TTATGATGGGACTTCAGACCTGGCCACCGTAGAGTCCTACGACCCTGTGACCAACACCTGGCAGCCCGAGGTGTCCATGGGCACGAGGCGCAGCTGCCTGGGTGTGGCTACCCTGCACGGGCTCCTGTATGCAGCTGGTGGCTATGATGGGGCCTCTTGCCTCAACAG TGCTGAGCGCTACGACCCCTTGACGGGAACGTGGACGTCCATCGCTGCCATGAGCACCCGGAGGCGATATGTGCGCGTGGCCATGCTCG ATGGAAATCTGTATGCGGTGGGCGGTTATGACAGCTCGTCGCACCTGGCCACCGTGGAGAAGTATGAGCCCCAG GTTAACTCGTGGACACCCGCGGCCTCCATGCTGAGCCGGCGCAGCTCTGCGGGCGTGGCAGTGCTGGAGGGGGCCCTCTACGTGGCCGGCGGCAACGACGGTACCAGCTGCCTCAACTCCGTGGAGAGATACAGCCCCAAGGCAGGCGCCTGGGAGAGTGTGGCGCCCATGAACATCCGAAG GAGCACACACGACCTAGTGGCCATGGATGGATGGCTGTTTGCCGTGGGGGGTAACGATGGCAGTTCCAGCCTCAACTCCATCGAGAAGTACAACCCAAGGACCAACAAGTGGGTGGCCGCATCCTGTATGTTCACGCGGCGCAGCAGCGTGGGCGTGGCGGTGCTGGAGCTGCTCAACTTCCCGCCACCCTCTTCGCCCACGCTGTCTGTGTCGTCCACCAGCCTCTGA
- the KLHL17 gene encoding kelch-like protein 17 isoform X2 → MQPRSERPAGRTQSPEHSSPGPAPEAPPPPPPPQLPAPEAERARPRQARPTAPMEGAMQLLSREGYTVSHNSKRHYHDAFVAMSRMRQRGLLCDIVLHVAAKEIRAHKVVLASCSPYFHAMFTNEMSESRQTHVTLHDIDPQALDQLVQFAYTAEIVTLLPAASLLQLNGVRDACCKFLLSQLDPSNCLGIRGFADTHSCSDLLKAAHRYVLQHFVDVAKTEEFMLLPLKQEHWAPVGLSLPGTFRAPWAPKTPDLRSEGPHPQVLELVSSDSLNVPSEEDVYRAVLSWVKHDVDARRQHVPRLMKCVRLPLLSRDFLLGHVDAESLVRHHPDCKDLLIEALKFHLLPEQRGVLGTSRTRPRRCEGAGPVLFAVGGGSLFAIHGDCEAYDTRTDRWHVVASMSTRRARVGVAAVGNRLYAVGGYDGTSDLATVESYDPVTNTWQPEVSMGTRRSCLGVATLHGLLYAAGGYDGASCLNSAERYDPLTGTWTSIAAMSTRRRYVRVAMLDGNLYAVGGYDSSSHLATVEKYEPQVNSWTPAASMLSRRSSAGVAVLEGALYVAGGNDGTSCLNSVERYSPKAGAWESVAPMNIRRSTHDLVAMDGWLFAVGGNDGSSSLNSIEKYNPRTNKWVAASCMFTRRSSVGVAVLELLNFPPPSSPTLSVSSTSL, encoded by the exons CCCCGAGGCAGAGCGTGCCCGTCCCCGGCAGGCCCGCCCCACGGCCCCCATGGAGGGTGCGATGCAGCTGCTGAGCCGTGAGGGCTACACTGTATCCCACAACTCCAAGCGGCACTACCATGATGCCTTCGTGGCCATGAGCCGCATGCGGCAGCGCGGCCTCCTGTGTGACATCGTCCTGCACGTGGCCGCCAAGGAGATCCGGGCACACAAGGTGGTGCTGGCCTCCTGCAGCCCCTACTTTCACGCCATGTTCACAA ATGAGATGAGTGAGAGCCGTCAGACGCACGTGACCCTGCACGACATTGACCCTCAGGCCTTGGACCAGCTGGTGCAGTTTGCGTACACGGCCGAGATTGTG ACTCTGCTCCCGGCTGCCAGTCTCCTGCAGCTGAATGGCGTCCGTGACGCCTGCTGCAAGTTCCTGTTGAGTCAGCTCGACCCCTCCAATTGTCTGGGCATCCGGGGCTTCGCCGACACACACTCGTGCAGCGACCTGCTCAAGGCGGCACACAGGTACGTGCTGCAACACTTCGTGGACGTGGCCAAGACCGAGGAGTTCATGCTGTTGCCGCTGAAGCAG GAACACTGGGCCCCTGTTGGACTCTCCCTCCCAGGCACCTTCAGGGCTCCATGGGCCCCCAAGACCCCAGATCTCAGGTCTGAgggtccccacccccaggtgcTGGAACTGGTCTCTAGCGACAGCCTGAACGTGCCTTCAGAGGAGGACGTCTACCGTGCTGTCCTGAGCTGGGTCAAGCACGACGTGGATGCCCGGAGGCAGCACGTCCCTCGG CTGATGAAGTGTGTACGCCTGCCCCTGCTGAGCCGGGACTTCCTGCTGGGTCACGTGGATGCCGAGAGTCTGGTGAGGCACCACCCGGACTGCAAGGACCTGCTCATCGAGGCCCTCAAGTTCCACCTGCTGCCCGAGCAGAGGGGCGTCCTGGGCACCAGCCGCACCCGGCCCCGCCGCTGTGAGGGTGCTGGTCCTGTGCTCTTCGCTGTGG GTGGTGGAAGCCTGTTTGCCATCCACGGGGACTGTGAAGCATACGACACACGCACTGACCGCTGGCATGTGGTGGCCTCCATGTCCACGCGCCGGGCCCGGGTGGGTGTGGCAGCAGTTGGGAACCGGCTGTACGCCGTGGGCGG TTATGATGGGACTTCAGACCTGGCCACCGTAGAGTCCTACGACCCTGTGACCAACACCTGGCAGCCCGAGGTGTCCATGGGCACGAGGCGCAGCTGCCTGGGTGTGGCTACCCTGCACGGGCTCCTGTATGCAGCTGGTGGCTATGATGGGGCCTCTTGCCTCAACAG TGCTGAGCGCTACGACCCCTTGACGGGAACGTGGACGTCCATCGCTGCCATGAGCACCCGGAGGCGATATGTGCGCGTGGCCATGCTCG ATGGAAATCTGTATGCGGTGGGCGGTTATGACAGCTCGTCGCACCTGGCCACCGTGGAGAAGTATGAGCCCCAG GTTAACTCGTGGACACCCGCGGCCTCCATGCTGAGCCGGCGCAGCTCTGCGGGCGTGGCAGTGCTGGAGGGGGCCCTCTACGTGGCCGGCGGCAACGACGGTACCAGCTGCCTCAACTCCGTGGAGAGATACAGCCCCAAGGCAGGCGCCTGGGAGAGTGTGGCGCCCATGAACATCCGAAG GAGCACACACGACCTAGTGGCCATGGATGGATGGCTGTTTGCCGTGGGGGGTAACGATGGCAGTTCCAGCCTCAACTCCATCGAGAAGTACAACCCAAGGACCAACAAGTGGGTGGCCGCATCCTGTATGTTCACGCGGCGCAGCAGCGTGGGCGTGGCGGTGCTGGAGCTGCTCAACTTCCCGCCACCCTCTTCGCCCACGCTGTCTGTGTCGTCCACCAGCCTCTGA
- the PLEKHN1 gene encoding pleckstrin homology domain-containing family N member 1, which yields MGNSHCVPQAPRRLRASFSRKPSLKGNREDGARKLTGLFGTEASSDGDTTADKIFHYFPGTNLPGLESQPQDLEQPFLSVFKAGRRRAPVRNLGKVIHYAKVQLRFQHSQDISDCYLELFPSHLYFQAHGSEGLTFQGLLPLMELSVCPLEGSREHAFQITGPLPTPLLVLCPSQTELGRWLYHLEKQIALLGGLPRRHQVPPQGPPEDELPWVLQRRLTQLRTASGCQVVGSAICASRVKLQHLPSQEQWDRLLVLYPTSLAIFSEEADGLCFKGELPLSAIHINLEEREKQIRSFLIEGRLINTIRVVCASYEDYGRWLLCLQTVCHKDGASLLPGPESFPGLQAPTQIVGGGQGSLSSDGRTSWDSGCPAPASTCTSHSLPESLVPSTTDFPAQLALEQANPDGTSVSGHRAKLRRGGSSRSPRSKARGEGPSPVTPLRLDLTKLSLEDGPEAPGHSLETPHSPLYADPYTPPATSHHRITDVRGLDKFLSAVQSSLGPEPSGPFPAGPGSVPVSDPSSGFSSPHSLSEKGALQSRASQRHRGSIKGRGPRLPGSPQHVSPAREASPPPLPPPPDGHPFRSYDSIQDKALSPSHQWWPRGAPEADEGLVQWI from the exons ATGGGGAACAGCCACTGCGTCCCTCAGGCCCCAAGGAGGCTCCGGGCCTCCTTTTCCAGAAAGCCCTCACTCAAGGGAAACAG AGAGGATGGAGCACGGAAGCTGACTGGCCTCTTTGGCACCGAGGCCAGTTCCGACGGGGACACCACTGCCGACAAGATCTTCCACTACTTCCCCGGGACG AACCTCCCCGGCCTGGAGAGTCAGCCCCAAGACCTGGAGCAGCCTTTTCTGAGTGTGTTCAAGGCTGGCCGGCGGAGGGCACCCGTGCGGAACCTGGGCAAAGTCATCCACTACGCCAAGGTCCAGCTGCGCTTCCAGCACAGCCAG GACATCAGTGACTGCTACCTGGAGCTGTTCCCCTCCCACCTCTATTTCCAGGCCCATGGTTCTGAAGGGCTCACTTTCCAG GGGCTGTTACCACTGATGGAGCTGAGTGTCTGCCCGCTGGAGGGGTCCCGAGAACATGCCTTCCAGATCACAG GCCCGCTGCCCACCCCTCTTCTCGTGCTCTGCCCCAGCCAGACCGAGCTGGGCCGCTGGCTCTACCACCTGGAGAAGCAGATAGCCCTCCTGGGGGGGTTGCCACGCCGCCACCAAGTGCCCCCGCAG GGCCCCCCCGAGGACGAGCTCCCCTGGGTGCTGCAGCGCAGGCTGACCCAGCTGCGGACGGCATCTGGGTGCCAAGTGGTGGGCAGTGCCATCTGTGCCTCGAGGGTCAAGCTGCAGCATCTGCCCTCACAG GAGCAGTGGGACCGGCTCCTGGTCCTGTACCCGACTTCCCTGGCCATTTTCTCTGAGGAAGCAGATGGGCTTTGCTTTAAG GGGGAGCTTCCACTCAGCGCCATCCACATCAacctggaggagagggagaaacagaTCCGCTCGTTCCTGATTGAAG GCCGTCTCATCAATACCATCCGTGTGGTGTGTGCCAGCTACGAGGACTATGGCCGTTGGCTGCTCTGCCTGCAGACTGTCTGCCACAAGGATGGGGCCTCCCTGCTGCCCGGCCCTGAGAGCTTCCCTGGGCTTCAGGCGCCCACACAG ATTGTGGGTGGTGGCCAAGGCTCGCTCTCCTCGGATGGACGGACCAGCTGGGACTCAGGGTGCCCGGCGCCCGCCTCCACCTGCACCAGCCACTCCCTCCCTGAGTCCTTGGTGCCCTCTACCACAGACTTCCCTGCCCAGCTTGCACTG GAGCAAGCCAACCCTGACGGCACCAGTGTCAGTGGGCACAGGGCAAAGCTGAGACGGGGCGGCAGCAGCCGATCACCCAGGAGCAAGGCGAGGGGCGAGGGGCCCAGCCCGGTCACCCCACTGCGCCTGGACCTGACCAAG CTAAGCCTGGAGGACGGCCCTGAGGCCCCGGGCCACTCTCTGGAGACACCACACTCCCCACTCTACGCTGATCCCTACACACCACCTGCCACTTCCCACCACAGGATCACAGATGTCCGAGGCCTGGACAAG TTCCTCAGCGCAGTGCAGAGCTCACTCGGACCTGAGCCCTCGGGCCCATTCCCCGCCGGCCCAGGGTCGGTACCTGTCTCGGACCCCAGCTCTGGATTCTCCAGCCCCCACTCGCTCTCCGAGAAGGGAGCCCTGCAGTCCCGAGCCTCTCAGCGGCATCGTGGCTCCATCAAGGGCCGGGGGCCCCGGCTCCCAGGCTCCCCTCAGCAT GTCTCCCCCGCCAGGGAAGcgtcccccccgcccctgccaccacccccaG ATGGCCACCCCTTCAGGAGCTACGACAGCATCCAGGACAAGGCCCTGTCACCTTCTCACCAGTGGTGGCCTCGAGGAGCACCTGAGGCTGATGAGGGGCTCGTCCAGTGGATCTGA